GGTTTTACTCGATCAAGTGTCGCTGAGAGAAAAGTCATGGGGCAGCCTCATGTGGAAGTTATAAGTTAATCATGTCATATGGGGCGCGACACGGAACGGCAACTGATCTTAAACCGAATGGGAACTATGATGGACGAGCATTCCGAAACAATCGACTGGTACAGCGAAGAGACCGCTACTTTCGGGGATCGTCTGGCAGCGGCGCGGGAAGAAGCACGCTTAACCCAGAAAGAATTGGCGCAACGGGTCGGCATCAAGACAAGCACGTTGCGCAATTGGGAAGAAGACCTGAGTGAGCCGCGCGCCAACCGTTTGAGCATCTTGTCCGGCATTCTTGGGGTGTCCCTGCGATGGCTTTTGACGGCCGAAGGCGAGGGGTTAGCAGCACCCGAAGAAGATGCGCCCGTGACTGCAGATGTTGCGGATGTTTTGAACGAGGTGCGCGCGGTGCGGGCGCAATTGACCGCGTCTAACGACAGGCTTGCTAAGCTTGAAAAACGACTTCGTAGGATGGGCCAAGCATGAGCGAACCCTTAGATGTAATGCGCAAACGTCTGCATATGCGGTCAATCCGGCGCGGGATCAAAGAGATGGATTTGATCTTGATGGATTTTTCTAAGACGCACCTGGCAGGCTTGAGTGCTGATGAGCTTGGGTTGTATGACAAGCTTTTGTCTGAGAATGATCATGATCTATATCAATGGGTTAGCAATCAATCTGTTGAACCCGAACCCTATCGCGGCCTTATGGATTTGATCCGCGAAGGCGCGGTTGGGGTCACAAAACCGTCTGCAGTTTGAAACTTCGTTTCGCATAATTTTTCGTAATTTAACGGAATGTTTGCCACTCGCATGGCAATCGGGTTCCAGAAAAAATCGTGAAATGAACGAGACGGAGATTGAAATGAGCCTGCATTCGCTGCCAACCGCCGATGGTGCCCCGCCTTCGGGAACAGATACTGAATTCATGACGATCTATTTAGACGCGTTGACCTTGGTTGAGCGACTTCACCGGCTGTTGCTTGATGTGATCAAAGATGAATTTGAACGCGTTGGCGTGCTTGAAATCAACGCCGTTCAAGCGCTGCTGCTGTTCAACGTTGGTGACAATGAAGTCACCGCCGGTGAACTCAAGTCGCGCGGATATTATCAAGGCAGCAATGTCAGCTACAACCTCAAGAAACTGGTTGAGATGGAATACATGCATCACCAACGCTGCGAGATTGATCGACGTTCTGTGCGCGTGCGTTTGACGGAAAAAGGGCGCTCAGTACGCGATGTCGTGGCGCGCCTTTTCGTTGGCCATGCGTCTGGTCTGCAAGAAAAGGGTGTACTGGATATGAACAGCCTAGATGAAATCGCCAGTTCGTTGCGCCGCGTTGAACGCTATTGGACAGACCAAATTCGCTACATCTACTAGCGTGGGAAATGTGCGGCGCAATCTATGCGCCGCAAACTCGTCGTCACTCGCATGATCTGGTTCTTACCAGTGACCAGTGTTCCCCATGCTGGTCCAGGGTTCAGCTGGCGTTTGTGCATCGCCAGCTTGCAACAACTCAACCGAGATATTGTCAGGGCTACGGATAAACGCCATCCGGCCGTCGTGTGGTGGGCGATTAATCGTAACACCATTGTCCATCAGGTGCTGACACAACGCGTAAATATCGTCGCACTCATAGGCGAGGTGGCCAAAGTGCCGGCTGTCGGACGGTAATTCATCGTCGCCGTCCCAGTTGTAGGTCAGCTCAAGGTCTGCGGTTCCGTCGGTCTGTTCTGGTGGGCACAAATAGACGAGCGTAAAGCGACCACCTTCGCTGTCGATCCGTCTGCGTTCTTTCAAACCCAGAAGGTTATAAAACGCGATCGAGGCGTCGAGATCCTTCACACGGACCATTGTGTGCAAATATGTAAGGGGCATGTTGTCTCCAAAGCTGTTCGGGCGGACCCTAACACGCTGATTGGAAACGACCAGAGGTTAGAAACTGGAGCGAAGGTTTACACCTATTTGCACACCATCTGTATCAAACCGCTCAACAGATGACGCGGTCCGACGCGCCTGTAAGGTCACAACCGGTTGAAATCCATAGAAATCAACGTTGTTCAGCCCAACATCAAACCGCAAAGACGAGATCCGGTCTTCGCGTCCGGTAGGGTCATAGGCTGATGTTTCATAAACCCGGTACTTTTCTGTGTAGCTGGTCGACAGGTCGAGACCCAAAGAAACGCTATTTACCGAAAGCGCGCCGAAGTCGTAGCTGACCCCCAGTGTCGCTTCTTCGTATGCGAGGTCCGTGGCATCCGCCGTTGCTTTCGCCATCTGCCCGATGATCCCAACTTTATCGTCATTCGCGAGGTCGCGCGACCAACGCCCAAGAAGCGAGTAGGTGAAAACTTCGGCGTCGCTCGCAAAGCGATGGGCGTAACGAATGCTTGCCGACAGAGCGAGCGTGTCGTCATTTCCAAGCGTGAATTGAGTGCCGAGCGTTCCATTCAATTGGTATTGGTAAGGCGAGCCGCCAGCCCAGTCATGGCTATAGGTTAGGCTAGCAGAGTAGGGGGCGTCGGCTCCGCTTGGGTGCCATTGATGCAAAATGCCTAACGACACTTGGGCGAACGAGAGGCTTGCACCGGTCACCTCAGGTGCGGACGCACGCGCGGCGTCAGACATTAAATAGGTGCGGCCGTATAGGCCAAATTCTAAAGAAGTTTGGCTAGTTGCAGTTTCAGCGATGCGGTAGCGCAAGTCAGTTTGTAGCGAGATTTCGAGGCCAGAAAGTGGACGTTCATCTGCCGGAACAAGCCAAAGGATCTCGCTAAGGTAGCCTGGAAGATAAGCAAAGCTAATCGCTTGGTTTGAATTGCCAGAGTTCACGTTGGTGGACGGGTTGAGGCCAAAGCTAAGTTCAACAGCAAGCGGGTTTTCCTGCCGAACACGCCTAAACGCAGTTATCGCGACCTGTTCGGTTTGCTGATCTGGTGCAGTTTGAATGGCGCGGCGTATCCAGATCTGCGAGCGCGTGTAAGCTTCTTGCGCTGCGTGAAGATCAGCCATTGTTAATGCCGCCGCAAACCTTTCGCGTTTGGTTTCGCCAACGCGCCAAGCTGTTCGGATTGCCGTTTTTGCAGCATCTAGATTGCCAAGTTGCTTCTCAGCCTGCGACAGGATGAGCAACGCGCTAATATCTCCTGGGTCCGCCTGTAGGAGCCCCAACGCAATCTCGCGGGCTGCAGATGGTCGACCTTCAGAGGCCAAGCGGCTCGCAAGAATGCGTGCGTCTTCACGGCTAAGGCGTTGCTCGCCTTGCTGTGCTTGGGCCTCAGTCGGAATGTTTGCACCAAGAGCAGTCAGTGCCAGAAAGCACGCCTGCGTAGCTCCTAGAAAAAATCCACGCAGGTTCGCCATCGGTTAATTAAGATCTGTAACAAACACGCCGATTTCACGGGCGTCGAAGGTTGTGTTGACGTCAAATGTATCAAAGGATGTGCTATCAATCGTTGCCCCAGTCGGTAGATTGCCTCCTACTGAAAGCGTTCCAACCGGGATGCCTGCGTTCACCGCGGCTTGAATTGCGTCAAAATCTGCAAACTGCTGACCCGTAGCGGTACCTGTCGAGCCGTCCGTGTTCGTATACTCAACAATTTCAAAGGTAACGGTTTGAACGTCCGCTACACCTTCTAAAATAACGTAACCGCCCAATTCTTCTGCATCCGGACCGCCAATGAGACCTGTATGCGTTCCAGTGTCGCGTACGTTTCCATCATCGAAATACGTTGCCGCGGTTCCATCTTCCCACAAGCCCGTTTCAGTGTTGAATTCGACGGAAATCAGGGAAATATCGGGCAAATCGCCAACCATCGTATCGCCGATTGTATCTCTAGTGCGGTTGGTGATCGCGCCAACAACTGTGCCCTGCAAACCTTCGAGCGGATCTGTGTCGTCCACATCAAGAAGTAATCTGGCGTCGCCTCGGATCAGTTCAATACCGCCGCGAAAGTTGTAAGTACGTGTCGCAGCATAAACACCGAGGTACTCATAGCTGGACTGAGATGGCGTCGGGGTCGCATATTCAGTTCGATT
This Octadecabacter temperatus DNA region includes the following protein-coding sequences:
- a CDS encoding helix-turn-helix domain-containing protein, whose translation is MMDEHSETIDWYSEETATFGDRLAAAREEARLTQKELAQRVGIKTSTLRNWEEDLSEPRANRLSILSGILGVSLRWLLTAEGEGLAAPEEDAPVTADVADVLNEVRAVRAQLTASNDRLAKLEKRLRRMGQA
- a CDS encoding succinate dehydrogenase assembly factor 2: MSEPLDVMRKRLHMRSIRRGIKEMDLILMDFSKTHLAGLSADELGLYDKLLSENDHDLYQWVSNQSVEPEPYRGLMDLIREGAVGVTKPSAV
- a CDS encoding MarR family winged helix-turn-helix transcriptional regulator, producing the protein MSLHSLPTADGAPPSGTDTEFMTIYLDALTLVERLHRLLLDVIKDEFERVGVLEINAVQALLLFNVGDNEVTAGELKSRGYYQGSNVSYNLKKLVEMEYMHHQRCEIDRRSVRVRLTEKGRSVRDVVARLFVGHASGLQEKGVLDMNSLDEIASSLRRVERYWTDQIRYIY
- a CDS encoding VOC family protein, producing MPLTYLHTMVRVKDLDASIAFYNLLGLKERRRIDSEGGRFTLVYLCPPEQTDGTADLELTYNWDGDDELPSDSRHFGHLAYECDDIYALCQHLMDNGVTINRPPHDGRMAFIRSPDNISVELLQAGDAQTPAEPWTSMGNTGHW
- a CDS encoding tetratricopeptide repeat protein; this translates as MANLRGFFLGATQACFLALTALGANIPTEAQAQQGEQRLSREDARILASRLASEGRPSAAREIALGLLQADPGDISALLILSQAEKQLGNLDAAKTAIRTAWRVGETKRERFAAALTMADLHAAQEAYTRSQIWIRRAIQTAPDQQTEQVAITAFRRVRQENPLAVELSFGLNPSTNVNSGNSNQAISFAYLPGYLSEILWLVPADERPLSGLEISLQTDLRYRIAETATSQTSLEFGLYGRTYLMSDAARASAPEVTGASLSFAQVSLGILHQWHPSGADAPYSASLTYSHDWAGGSPYQYQLNGTLGTQFTLGNDDTLALSASIRYAHRFASDAEVFTYSLLGRWSRDLANDDKVGIIGQMAKATADATDLAYEEATLGVSYDFGALSVNSVSLGLDLSTSYTEKYRVYETSAYDPTGREDRISSLRFDVGLNNVDFYGFQPVVTLQARRTASSVERFDTDGVQIGVNLRSSF